A window of the Hevea brasiliensis isolate MT/VB/25A 57/8 chromosome 6, ASM3005281v1, whole genome shotgun sequence genome harbors these coding sequences:
- the LOC110665405 gene encoding LOW QUALITY PROTEIN: wall-associated receptor kinase 2 (The sequence of the model RefSeq protein was modified relative to this genomic sequence to represent the inferred CDS: inserted 1 base in 1 codon; substituted 1 base at 1 genomic stop codon), with protein MLPFWLVFLSFTYPPTATGSPDVVPGCPDKCGXVHVPYPFGIKITSEISNPRCALHSPEFMFTCNSSYNPHQLFFGENMPIHNISVEEGTISVKIDAAYNCYNNKGLIDNFTQSIRLGSGPFRFSNLRNKLTVVGCDTLALMEDAAETFGSGCVSLCGTNVTLQGSCSGFGXCQTPIPRSLKTLNISLASPGNHSIVWQFNPCEFAFLADERTYNVSDLQLSYNPLSPASKGFVNSDVVIEWVVREETCEAAQSSSNPNEYACGDNSNCVYSVNGQGYRCVCKDGFTGNPYLPQGCQDIDECKEPEKYKCDGTCKNTIGGYTCRCPLGMRGDGKVGCRGFRITTIAAVIGAILLIMVIAFLIIIIYKRRRKERNFLENGGMLLKHQRVRIFSEAELVKATKNFDASHLLGEGGFGYVYPGFFADNTQVAVKKWKDLGKTLLNQEFQQEIGIVSQVNHKNVVKIIGLCLETKVPLLVYEFISNGTLFDHIHHKRSQILANWKNRLRIAAESALALDYLHSLADPPIIHGDVKSSNILLDDSYTAKVSDFGASVLISTGQSTMATKIQGTIGYLDPEYLLTGNLTEKSDVYSFGVVLVELLTGEKPNSSRKTGDKRNIIQYFLSSLENHNLHRILCFNVASENEMEEIEVCAELAKQCLRSSGIQRPTMKEVAEELGRLRKLNRSSWDQGQSSQETEYLLAESSYSTIEVGTSKMSQNEILRLRTFDIEHSTDNI; from the exons CCCATTTGGGATCAAAATCACATCTGAGATTAGTAATCCTAGATGTGCCTTACACAGCCCTGAATTCATGTTTACTTGCAATTCTAGTTACAATCCTCATCAACTATTTTTTGGCGAAAACATGCCTATTCACAATATCTCAGTGGAGGAAGGCACAATCTCTGTCAAAATTGATGCAGCATACAACTGCTACAACAATAAAGGCTTGATCGACAACTTCACACAGTCCATCAGGTTGGGAAGTGGCCCATTCAGGTTCTCGAATCTTCGTAACAAGCTAACTGTTGTTGGGTGTGATACCTTAGCCCTCATGGAAGATGCAGCAGAGACTTTCGGTAGTGGCTGTGTATCTCTATGTGGTACGAACGTGACTCTACAGGGTTCCTGCTCAGGTTTTGGGTGATGTCAGACTCCAATACCACGGAGTCTCAAGACATTAAATATTAGTCTTGCAAGTCCAGGAAACCACAGCATAGTTTGGCAATTCAATCCCTGCGAATTTGCCTTTCTGGCAGATGAAAGGACTTACAATGTTTCTGATCTGCAGCTTTCTTATAATCCACTTTCGCCTGCAAGTAAAGGATTTGTAAATTCAGATGTTGTGATTGAATGGGTAGTAAGAGAGGAAACATGTGAAGCAGCTCAATCAAGCTCAAACCCGAACGAATATGCCTGTGGCGATAATTCTAATTGCGTATACTCTGTTAATGGGCAGGGATATCGTTGTGTATGCAAAGACGGATTCACAGGGAATCCCTATCTCCCACAAGGATGCCAAG ACATCGATGAGTGCAAAGAACCTGAGAAGTACAAATGTGATGGCACTTGCAAGAATACTATTGGGGGTTATACTTGTCGCTGCCCTCTTGGGATGCGCGGAGATGGTAAAGTTGGTTGTCGAGGATTTCGCATCACAACTATTGCCGCAG TTATTGGAGCTATTTTGTTGATTATGGTTATTGCTTTCTTAATCATCATTATCTACAAAAGGCGAAGAAAGGAGAGAAATTTTCTGGAAAATGGAGGCATGTTGTTGAAGCATCAACGAGTAAGAATCTTCAGCGAAGCAGAGTTAGTAAAGGCTACCAAGAACTTTGATGCAAGTCACCTTCTTGGAGAAGGGGGTTTTGGATATGTTTACCCAGGATTTTTTGCCGATAATACTCAGGTTGCAGTAAAGAAATGGAAAGACTTGGGCAAAACTCTACTAAATCAGGAGTTTCAACAAGAAATTGGCATTGTTTCGCAGGTAAACCATAAAAATGTTGTCAAGATCATAGGCCTGTGTTTGGAGACCAAAGTTCCATTGTTAGTTTACGAATTCATTTCAAATGGAACCCTTTTCGACCATATTCATCACAAGAGGTCTCAGATATTAGCAAACTGGAAAAATCGCTTGAGGATTGCAGCAGAGTCTGCCCTAGCACTTGACTACTTGCATTCTTTAGCAGATCCTCCAATTATTCACGGAGATGTGAAGTCATCGAACATACTCTTAGATGATAGTTACACTGCAAAGGTATCTGATTTCGGAGCTTCAGTGCTAATTTCCACAGGTCAATCTACTATGGCAACAAAAATACAAGGGACTATTGGCTACCTAGATCCAGAGTATCTTTTGACAGGTAATTTAACAGAAAAGAGTGATGTATATAGCTTCGGGGTTGTTCTTGTCGAGCTTTTAACAGGAGAGAAACCAAACTCTAGTAGGAAAACTGGGGACAAGAGGAACATCATTCAATATTTTCTGTCATCACTAGAAAATCACAATCTGCATCGGATACTTTGTTTCAATGTAGCTAGTGAAAAtgaaatggaagaaattgaagtttgtgcAGAGCTTGCAAAACAATGCCTGCGTAGTAGTGGGATTCAAAGGCCAACCATGAAAGAAGTTGCTGAGGAGCTAGGCAGGTTGAGAAAGTTGAATCGAAGTTCCTGGGATCAAGGCCAAAGTAGCCAAGAGACAGAGTACTTGCTAGCTGAATCATCTTACTCCACCATTGAAGTTGGAACTTCAAAGATGAGCCAAAATGAAATCCTTCGTCTCAGAACTTTTGACATTGAGCATTCTACAGATAACATTTGA